In one Brooklawnia cerclae genomic region, the following are encoded:
- a CDS encoding SIS domain-containing protein yields the protein MTDLIEVPDDFEASIQHALDQDDAARAIVATALDKGLERVYLVGCGGSHFGTYPAFDLLDRNTTAFATQRISSAELTSRAPAGLNEHALVIAASHSGNTPETADAAEFARTRGATVVAIAREGDSRLARAGHVHLDYPNTITITEPKLVHNEQLALALLEGVGAGEKAALLRPSLAALPAALRAVKDEIAATGERVADVVADAPLSYIVAGGAAYGMAKMMAWCYFQEMQWMNAAAINGGDFFHGPLEMIGPDTPLVVLQAEDDARALGERVVRFGEQYTSQLAVIDTAGLTLPGIDPQARPDLSVLALMSAERRVLDHVAARRGHDTSVRRYMYKVQY from the coding sequence ATGACCGATCTGATCGAAGTCCCTGACGACTTCGAAGCTTCGATCCAGCACGCCCTCGACCAGGACGACGCCGCTCGCGCGATCGTGGCCACCGCATTGGACAAGGGCCTGGAGCGGGTCTACCTCGTGGGCTGTGGTGGTTCGCACTTCGGCACCTACCCCGCGTTCGACCTCCTCGACCGGAACACCACGGCATTCGCGACCCAGCGGATCTCCAGCGCCGAACTCACCTCCCGCGCACCCGCCGGCCTGAACGAGCACGCGTTGGTGATCGCCGCCTCGCATTCGGGCAATACCCCGGAGACTGCGGACGCGGCGGAGTTCGCCCGTACGCGGGGCGCGACCGTGGTGGCCATCGCTCGCGAGGGCGACTCGCGGCTGGCCCGTGCCGGGCACGTCCACCTGGACTATCCGAACACCATCACCATCACCGAGCCCAAGCTCGTCCACAACGAGCAGTTGGCGCTGGCCCTGCTCGAGGGAGTCGGCGCCGGTGAGAAGGCCGCCCTCCTGCGTCCGAGCCTCGCGGCGCTGCCCGCGGCGCTGCGCGCGGTGAAGGACGAGATCGCCGCAACCGGTGAACGGGTGGCCGACGTGGTGGCCGACGCCCCGCTCAGCTACATCGTGGCGGGTGGAGCCGCCTACGGCATGGCCAAGATGATGGCCTGGTGCTACTTCCAGGAGATGCAGTGGATGAACGCCGCGGCCATCAACGGCGGTGACTTCTTCCACGGCCCGCTGGAGATGATCGGCCCCGACACCCCGCTGGTGGTGCTCCAGGCCGAGGACGACGCACGTGCGCTGGGCGAACGTGTCGTCCGTTTCGGGGAGCAGTACACGTCCCAGTTGGCGGTGATCGACACCGCCGGCCTCACGCTGCCCGGCATCGACCCGCAGGCGCGGCCCGATCTCAGCGTGCTCGCGCTCATGAGCGCGGAGCGCCGGGTGCTCGATCATGTGGCGGCCCGGCGTGGCCACGACACATCCGTTCGCCGTTACATGTACAAGGTTCAGTATTGA
- a CDS encoding hydantoinase B/oxoprolinase family protein, whose translation MSSDNAEARQVAQDPVLVEVIGSALSTIVEEMSETLVKAAFSPNIKERRDCTASLFDAAGQAIAQDEGGSPLHLGSLMGIVGAIRSRFGEADIRPGDVFIGNDPYSGGGSHLPDIVLASPIFVEGELTAWAAALAHHADFGDRGHAHIYQEAIRIPPVHLVREGVMQDELLALILLNCQIPEERKADLRAQQAALRVAITRYTELCGRYGADRMRAVGQELLDYTERRTRAAIAAFPDGEYTFSDKFDCPELDDELTLRVRIVVDGDEMLFDFAGNPPQVRASVNVVWSGLYAAVYYTVKTMIDPDINPNAGLYRPIRIEAPKGSILNSVEPAAVNGRSETCQRVVDLITGALAPAVPERVTAASNGANTGVHFSGHDSARDRDFVYLETIGGGSGARFDKDGLDGVQVHMTNTSNLPVESLEAEYPLVVEAYELLDDSGGIGEHRGGLGIRRKVRVEADDVHFWLDTSRLRSRPWGLFGGGEGDSARCVLSEDARPIDHGYTVLQPGQTASIETAGAGGYGSPAKRPPESVDQDLREGRISAETAEQYRELREKG comes from the coding sequence ATGAGCTCTGACAACGCAGAGGCCCGGCAGGTGGCCCAGGATCCCGTCCTCGTCGAGGTCATCGGCTCAGCGCTGTCGACCATCGTCGAGGAGATGAGCGAGACCCTGGTCAAGGCCGCGTTCTCGCCCAACATCAAGGAGCGGCGCGACTGCACGGCGAGCCTCTTCGACGCCGCCGGCCAGGCGATCGCCCAGGACGAGGGCGGATCCCCGCTCCACCTGGGGTCGCTGATGGGCATCGTCGGGGCGATCCGCAGCCGGTTCGGCGAGGCCGACATCCGGCCCGGCGACGTCTTCATCGGCAACGATCCCTACTCCGGCGGCGGTTCGCACCTGCCCGACATCGTCCTGGCCTCCCCGATCTTCGTCGAGGGCGAACTCACGGCCTGGGCGGCCGCCCTGGCCCACCACGCGGACTTCGGCGACCGGGGCCACGCCCACATCTACCAGGAGGCCATCCGCATCCCACCCGTGCACCTCGTGCGGGAAGGCGTCATGCAGGACGAACTGCTCGCCCTGATCCTGCTGAACTGCCAGATCCCCGAGGAGCGGAAGGCCGATCTCCGCGCCCAGCAGGCCGCACTGCGGGTGGCCATCACCCGCTACACCGAGCTGTGCGGGCGGTACGGGGCCGACCGGATGCGGGCCGTCGGGCAGGAACTGCTCGACTACACCGAGCGACGCACCCGCGCGGCGATCGCCGCGTTCCCCGACGGTGAGTACACCTTCAGCGACAAGTTCGACTGCCCCGAGCTGGACGACGAGCTGACGCTGCGGGTGCGCATCGTGGTGGACGGCGACGAGATGCTGTTCGACTTCGCCGGAAACCCACCGCAGGTGCGCGCGAGCGTCAACGTGGTCTGGTCGGGTCTGTATGCGGCCGTCTACTACACGGTGAAGACGATGATCGACCCCGACATCAACCCGAACGCGGGGTTGTACCGGCCGATCCGCATCGAGGCGCCGAAGGGCTCGATCCTCAACAGCGTCGAGCCCGCTGCCGTGAACGGCCGTAGTGAGACCTGCCAGCGGGTGGTCGACCTGATCACCGGCGCGCTGGCGCCCGCGGTGCCCGAGCGGGTGACGGCGGCGTCCAACGGCGCCAACACGGGCGTCCACTTCTCGGGGCACGACTCGGCACGCGACCGCGACTTCGTCTACCTGGAGACCATCGGGGGAGGCTCCGGTGCCCGGTTCGACAAGGATGGGCTCGACGGCGTCCAGGTGCACATGACGAACACCTCGAACCTGCCGGTCGAGAGCCTTGAGGCCGAGTATCCCCTTGTCGTGGAGGCATACGAGTTGCTGGACGACTCGGGTGGCATCGGCGAGCACCGGGGTGGCCTCGGAATCCGCAGGAAGGTGCGGGTGGAGGCCGACGACGTGCACTTCTGGCTCGACACCAGTCGGCTGCGCTCGCGGCCCTGGGGACTGTTCGGCGGCGGGGAAGGCGACTCGGCACGCTGTGTGCTCAGCGAGGACGCCCGGCCGATCGACCACGGGTACACCGTGTTGCAGCCCGGGCAGACCGCCTCGATCGAGACGGCCGGGGCCGGTGGCTACGGTTCCCCGGCGAAGCGCCCGCCCGAGTCGGTCGACCAGGACCTGCGCGAGGGCAGGATCTCGGCCGAGACCGCCGAGCAGTACCGGGAACTCCGCGAGAAGGGCTGA
- a CDS encoding ABC transporter ATP-binding protein, which yields MAPESDGPLLRVAGLTVGFGEPSAPVVDDLHFDVTTGETVALVGESGSGKTMTAMSVLGLLPPTATVTGSVRLAGKEVIGAPEDQLRAIRGRSAAMIFQEPMTAFNPVYTVGRQIVDALRARERISRAEAMNRAVDLLRRVGIPEPERRAKSYPHELSGGQRQRAMIALAISGNPSLLIADEPTTALDVTVQAEILALMKGLQRDLGMAILLITHDMGVVAEMADRVVVMKDGIGVEQADVFELFEAPRNDYTRALLEAVPRPGVGGRLHRLSVGEPARAEGEDESPALEVSHLSVRYPGKFLSPGFLAVNDVSLTIPRGQVLGLVGESGSGKSTIGKTIAGLLRPESGTVTVAGKDALVSSESRLREIRRNYGMVFQDPASSLNPRNSIGQSIAEPLLVHARSLTASQRQARVNELLEQVELPVAWHVRFPHELSGGQRQRVGIARALAANPHLLIADEPTSALDVSVQAAVLELFQRLQRDLGFSCLFISHDLAVVEILADRVAVLADGALVEEGDAEQVLRSPVTDYTKRLIAAAPVPDPRVQRARAAARIETEAAALTS from the coding sequence ATGGCTCCGGAGAGTGACGGACCGCTGCTGCGGGTCGCGGGGCTGACAGTAGGCTTCGGCGAGCCCTCCGCCCCGGTGGTCGACGATCTGCACTTCGACGTGACCACGGGTGAGACGGTCGCGCTGGTCGGGGAATCCGGCTCCGGCAAGACCATGACCGCGATGTCGGTGCTCGGTCTGCTGCCCCCGACGGCCACGGTCACCGGTTCTGTGCGGTTGGCCGGCAAGGAGGTCATCGGTGCACCGGAGGACCAGCTGAGGGCGATCCGCGGGCGGAGCGCCGCGATGATCTTCCAGGAGCCGATGACGGCCTTCAACCCCGTCTACACCGTCGGCAGGCAGATCGTCGACGCCCTGCGGGCCAGGGAGCGCATCTCGCGGGCCGAGGCCATGAACCGTGCCGTCGACCTGCTGCGGCGGGTCGGGATCCCCGAGCCGGAGCGGCGGGCGAAGAGCTATCCGCACGAACTGTCGGGCGGGCAGCGGCAGCGGGCGATGATCGCCCTGGCGATCTCGGGGAACCCGTCCCTGTTGATCGCCGATGAGCCCACCACCGCCCTCGACGTCACGGTCCAGGCGGAGATCCTCGCGCTGATGAAGGGTCTTCAGCGCGATCTCGGCATGGCGATCCTGCTGATCACCCACGACATGGGAGTGGTCGCCGAGATGGCCGACCGCGTCGTGGTGATGAAGGACGGGATCGGCGTCGAGCAGGCCGATGTCTTCGAGCTGTTCGAAGCGCCCCGGAACGACTACACCCGCGCCCTGCTGGAGGCCGTTCCGCGACCGGGTGTGGGTGGCAGGCTGCACCGCCTGTCGGTCGGCGAGCCCGCACGCGCCGAGGGTGAGGACGAGTCGCCGGCCCTCGAGGTCTCCCACCTCAGCGTCCGTTATCCGGGCAAGTTCCTCTCGCCGGGCTTCCTGGCCGTCAACGATGTGTCGCTGACGATCCCCCGCGGGCAGGTGCTGGGCCTGGTGGGTGAGTCGGGATCGGGGAAGTCGACGATCGGCAAGACGATCGCCGGGCTGCTGCGTCCCGAATCGGGAACCGTCACCGTGGCGGGCAAGGACGCCCTGGTCTCCAGCGAGAGCAGGCTGCGGGAGATCCGCCGGAACTACGGCATGGTCTTCCAGGATCCGGCGTCCTCGCTCAATCCCCGCAACTCCATCGGGCAGAGCATCGCCGAGCCGTTGCTGGTGCACGCCAGGTCGCTGACCGCGTCCCAACGGCAGGCCAGGGTCAACGAACTCCTCGAACAGGTGGAGTTGCCGGTCGCCTGGCACGTCCGGTTCCCGCACGAGCTGTCCGGGGGCCAGCGCCAGCGGGTCGGCATCGCGCGGGCGCTGGCCGCCAACCCGCACCTGTTGATCGCGGACGAGCCGACGAGCGCCCTCGACGTGTCGGTGCAGGCCGCCGTCCTGGAACTGTTCCAGCGTCTTCAGCGCGACCTGGGCTTCTCCTGTCTGTTCATCAGCCACGACCTGGCCGTCGTGGAGATCCTGGCCGACCGCGTGGCGGTGCTGGCCGACGGCGCGCTGGTGGAGGAGGGCGACGCGGAGCAGGTGCTGCGCTCGCCGGTCACCGATTACACCAAGAGGCTCATCGCTGCGGCACCCGTGCCCGATCCCCGAGTCCAACGGGCTCGGGCCGCGGCCCGGATCGAGACGGAGGCCGCAGCTCTCACGTCCTGA
- a CDS encoding sugar phosphate isomerase/epimerase family protein yields the protein MKYGAHSQMFVDDIAEDPAGVFRLVASYGLDAVEVHVARAEDFPADAVAEAAAETGLDVVLGTALGADRSTISDDPEVRARGIAHLEGCIRIAEKVGARKIAGGIHSANGVFVGRGRTDEEWNRSIEALRTVAPKAEAAGVLLTVEPVSRYSGYFLNTAADAIALVEAVGSSSVKVQLDTYHMNIEEADPAAAIRATGGLLGHFHAVENNRGVPGTGQVPWAAVFAALADIGYDDLMVYEHFPLDLPRMAVRTHTWRHLATSREVCIDGTANLKAVANGSGE from the coding sequence ATGAAATACGGTGCGCATTCGCAGATGTTCGTGGACGACATCGCCGAGGACCCGGCAGGGGTCTTCCGGCTGGTGGCGAGCTACGGGCTGGACGCGGTGGAGGTGCACGTAGCTCGTGCCGAGGACTTCCCGGCCGATGCGGTGGCCGAGGCGGCCGCCGAGACGGGTCTCGACGTCGTCCTCGGGACGGCGCTCGGCGCGGACCGTTCGACCATCTCGGACGATCCCGAGGTGCGCGCACGTGGGATCGCACATCTCGAGGGTTGCATCCGGATCGCCGAGAAGGTGGGTGCGCGGAAGATCGCCGGCGGTATCCACTCGGCCAACGGTGTGTTCGTGGGTCGTGGACGTACCGACGAGGAGTGGAACCGCTCGATCGAGGCCCTGAGGACCGTGGCGCCGAAGGCGGAGGCGGCCGGTGTGCTGCTCACCGTCGAACCGGTCAGCCGCTACTCCGGGTACTTCCTCAACACCGCCGCCGACGCGATCGCGCTGGTGGAGGCCGTCGGTTCGTCCAGCGTCAAGGTGCAGTTGGACACCTACCACATGAACATCGAGGAGGCCGATCCGGCCGCGGCGATCAGGGCGACCGGGGGCCTGCTCGGTCATTTTCACGCCGTGGAGAACAACAGAGGCGTCCCCGGCACCGGGCAGGTGCCCTGGGCGGCCGTGTTCGCGGCGCTCGCCGACATCGGCTACGACGACCTGATGGTGTACGAACACTTCCCACTCGACCTGCCGAGGATGGCGGTGCGGACGCACACGTGGCGGCACCTGGCGACCTCGCGCGAGGTCTGCATCGACGGCACGGCGAACCTGAAGGCGGTGGCGAATGGCTCCGGAGAGTGA
- a CDS encoding PfkB family carbohydrate kinase, which yields MRLLGAGDNVVDRYRSLGRYFPGGNAVNVAVFAARQGAASAYLGVVGDDEAGKHVLAALDAERVDTSHVRVVHGPNATADVDLVGNDRVFVGSDRGVAMFTPDARQLDVMAGYDVVHCGYASAMLASVPDLVQHTKVSYDFANRFVADDIVRHAGGLYLAAFSAGHLPSDEALRLVERATAAGARYVLATRGAAGAYLAGPHGVTFAAAEPIKAVDTLGAGDAFIATVLVRLFAGDPPGVATTAASHVAAQVCLDYGAFGHGAAYSPDDATTTSVSTTKGAAS from the coding sequence ATGAGGTTGTTGGGAGCAGGCGACAATGTCGTTGATCGCTATCGAAGCCTCGGGCGATACTTCCCGGGCGGCAACGCGGTCAACGTGGCGGTCTTCGCCGCCCGGCAGGGCGCGGCGAGCGCCTACCTGGGTGTGGTCGGGGACGACGAGGCCGGCAAGCACGTTCTGGCCGCACTGGATGCCGAGCGGGTGGACACGAGCCATGTGCGGGTTGTCCACGGGCCGAACGCCACGGCCGATGTCGACCTGGTCGGCAACGATCGGGTCTTCGTGGGTTCCGACCGTGGCGTGGCGATGTTCACCCCGGATGCCCGGCAGCTCGACGTCATGGCCGGATATGACGTGGTCCATTGCGGCTACGCCTCCGCGATGCTGGCCAGCGTCCCCGACCTCGTTCAGCACACCAAGGTCTCCTATGATTTCGCCAACCGGTTCGTGGCCGATGACATCGTCCGCCACGCCGGTGGCCTGTATCTCGCGGCTTTCTCGGCGGGGCACCTGCCTTCCGACGAGGCCCTGCGGCTGGTTGAGCGTGCCACGGCAGCCGGCGCTCGCTACGTTCTCGCCACCCGGGGCGCCGCCGGCGCCTATCTCGCCGGGCCGCACGGCGTGACGTTCGCCGCTGCGGAACCGATCAAGGCCGTCGACACCCTGGGTGCCGGTGACGCGTTCATCGCCACCGTGCTCGTTCGCCTGTTCGCGGGCGATCCACCCGGGGTCGCGACGACCGCCGCGAGCCACGTCGCGGCCCAGGTCTGCCTCGACTACGGTGCCTTCGGCCACGGTGCCGCCTATTCTCCGGACGACGCGACGACCACATCCGTCTCCACTACGAAAGGAGCAGCCTCATGA
- a CDS encoding transketolase-like TK C-terminal-containing protein, translating into MSGYKASDTSADLEVLDDIQQRVLWLATNMIEVANHRRPNPDGLKVGGHQASCASMVTLMTALYLHHLDADDLVAVKPHSSPVLHALNYLMGTLDASQLTALRRFGGLQAYPSRTKDPDRVDFSTGSVGLGPTATIFAATTRDYVNAHFGERPRSRFVAVLGDAELDEGNVWEAVHDPATTALGQVTWLVDFNRQSLDRIVPDVRISPWHAAFAAHGWQAIEVKYGHRLRRFVDDNDGGALLEWIDAMPNERYQSLFGLAPGDLRDRFLAGAPGEVDALLHDLDDQTVAGLVTDLGGHDLASVLDALRQSDADPTRPTVVFAYTHKGWGLPIQGQARNHAAVLTTEQVEQLRDRIGLTADTEWDRFAPDSPEGRLLAERAAHLRRSPRPSGPRPVVPVTTSPHVARPISTQEGFGRILVDLSRDERVRPYLVTTSPDVATSTNLAGWINRTGIFAEHERRTWSDDPMLRWRETPTGQHIELGISEMNMFSLLGQLGSAEAFSGQRLLPVGTLYDPFVCRGLDALIYAAYTGAGFVFAGTPSGVTLAPEGGSHQSTVTASIGTELPGVTYHEPAYVQALDWTLCDALARVAAADGVHPEVGYFRLSTRTIPQQPFADALARIGEASLRSQVLQGAYRLRAADEDDAPRPRVTLAATGAVMPEVLAAADELSDEGVAVDVVDITSPGRLYRAWRRGVEDGIGSARVPDLPGVLRACFPHRAPIVTVQDASSHHLAWLGGALGVCSASLGVDAFGQSGAVADLYAAHRLDAGSVVNAALGVMGL; encoded by the coding sequence ATGTCGGGCTACAAGGCGTCGGACACATCGGCCGATCTCGAGGTTCTGGACGACATCCAGCAGCGGGTGCTGTGGCTCGCGACCAACATGATCGAGGTGGCCAACCACCGCCGGCCCAATCCCGACGGGCTGAAAGTAGGCGGTCACCAGGCGTCGTGCGCATCGATGGTGACGCTGATGACCGCGCTGTACCTGCACCACCTCGACGCGGACGACCTCGTCGCCGTCAAGCCGCATAGCAGCCCTGTGCTGCATGCCCTGAACTACCTCATGGGCACGCTGGACGCCTCGCAGCTGACGGCGCTGCGCCGGTTCGGCGGGCTCCAGGCGTACCCGTCGCGCACCAAGGACCCCGATCGGGTCGACTTCTCGACGGGATCGGTGGGGCTCGGCCCCACGGCGACGATCTTCGCCGCCACGACCCGTGACTACGTGAACGCGCACTTCGGCGAGCGTCCCCGGTCGCGGTTCGTCGCCGTCCTGGGGGACGCCGAGTTGGACGAGGGCAACGTCTGGGAGGCCGTGCACGACCCTGCCACCACCGCTCTGGGCCAGGTGACCTGGCTGGTCGACTTCAACCGCCAGTCGCTCGACCGGATCGTCCCCGACGTGCGGATCAGCCCTTGGCACGCCGCCTTCGCCGCCCACGGCTGGCAGGCGATCGAGGTCAAGTACGGGCACCGCCTCCGCCGTTTCGTGGACGACAACGACGGCGGCGCCCTGCTCGAGTGGATCGACGCCATGCCCAACGAGCGCTACCAGTCGCTGTTCGGCCTGGCACCCGGCGACCTGCGCGACCGCTTCCTGGCAGGCGCACCCGGCGAGGTAGACGCCTTGTTGCACGACCTGGACGACCAGACCGTCGCGGGCCTCGTGACCGACCTCGGCGGTCACGACCTGGCCAGCGTCCTCGACGCCCTGAGGCAGTCGGACGCGGACCCGACGCGGCCGACGGTCGTGTTCGCCTACACCCACAAGGGATGGGGGCTGCCGATCCAGGGCCAGGCCCGCAACCACGCGGCCGTCCTGACCACCGAACAGGTCGAGCAGCTCCGCGACCGCATCGGCCTCACGGCCGACACCGAATGGGACCGCTTCGCGCCCGACTCGCCCGAGGGGCGCCTCCTGGCCGAGCGCGCCGCCCACCTGCGACGTTCCCCGCGTCCCTCCGGGCCCCGGCCGGTCGTCCCGGTCACGACGTCTCCCCATGTCGCGCGGCCGATCAGCACCCAGGAAGGGTTCGGGCGCATCCTGGTCGACCTGTCACGCGACGAACGCGTCCGCCCCTACCTCGTGACCACCTCGCCGGACGTCGCCACCTCGACCAACCTCGCGGGCTGGATCAATCGCACGGGCATCTTTGCCGAGCACGAGCGCCGCACCTGGTCGGACGACCCGATGCTGCGCTGGCGCGAGACCCCCACCGGCCAGCACATCGAACTCGGGATCTCCGAGATGAACATGTTCAGCCTGCTGGGCCAGCTCGGGAGTGCCGAGGCCTTCTCGGGCCAACGGCTGCTGCCCGTCGGGACGCTCTACGACCCGTTCGTCTGCCGCGGCCTCGACGCGCTCATCTACGCCGCCTACACGGGCGCGGGCTTCGTGTTCGCCGGCACACCCTCGGGCGTCACCCTCGCTCCGGAAGGCGGGTCGCACCAGTCGACCGTCACCGCCTCGATCGGCACGGAGCTCCCGGGGGTCACCTACCACGAACCCGCCTACGTGCAGGCACTCGACTGGACGCTGTGCGACGCGCTGGCGCGGGTCGCCGCCGCCGACGGCGTCCACCCCGAGGTGGGGTATTTCCGGCTCAGCACGCGGACGATCCCCCAGCAGCCGTTCGCCGACGCCCTCGCCCGCATCGGCGAGGCGTCGCTGCGTTCACAGGTGCTCCAGGGCGCCTACCGGCTGCGTGCCGCCGACGAGGACGACGCGCCACGGCCGCGCGTCACGCTGGCCGCCACCGGCGCGGTGATGCCCGAGGTGCTCGCCGCCGCCGACGAATTGTCGGACGAGGGCGTGGCGGTCGACGTCGTCGACATCACCAGCCCGGGCCGCCTCTACCGGGCGTGGCGCCGCGGCGTGGAGGACGGCATCGGCTCGGCGCGCGTGCCCGACCTGCCGGGCGTCCTGCGGGCCTGCTTCCCGCACCGCGCGCCGATCGTCACGGTGCAGGACGCGTCCAGCCACCATCTCGCCTGGCTGGGAGGAGCACTCGGCGTCTGTTCGGCGAGCCTCGGTGTGGACGCGTTCGGCCAGTCCGGGGCCGTCGCCGACCTCTACGCCGCCCATCGCCTCGACGCGGGATCCGTCGTCAATGCGGCCCTGGGCGTCATGGGGCTGTGA
- a CDS encoding hydantoinase/oxoprolinase family protein, with amino-acid sequence MSLRIGVDTGGTFTDVCAFDEQTGRLHVRKVSSTPADPGMAILQGVAEILDQIGDRRIGEVSYFAHGTTVGTNALLTGGGVRTGLITTRGFRDLLELGRGRRPSMYDIQVDKPEPFVPRHLRLEVTERVRHTGAIETPLDENDVRVAVRALKDAGVESVAVCLLYSYLVDDHEKRIAEIIAEEFGDAYVSLSSEVLPEFREYERLSTVVTNAYVGPVVFRYLVRLREKLAEAGLKAVPHVTQSNGGVIPFQTAEQMPVRLILSGPSTGVVGAAQICQAAGFGDIITFDMGGTSSDVSLVQDGKPKVTSGMELDNRPIRSPMLDIHTVGAGGGSLGWIDSGGHLRVGPQSAGAMPGPACYGNGGEATVTDANVVLRMLNPEYLLNGQMKIDRELSVAAVDRLGGQLGLSAEQAALGILRVVTANMARAIRVVSVQRGYDPRDYALVPFGGAGPLHASRLARELGMTTVVVPEIPGAQSALGLLMTDVKTDFMKTQIVGLDAAHVSEIEAAFAVLDEQAAEWFAEEGVSSEGRSAVRRIELRYAGQNFELPVELPEGLLVPVELPSGLELSDEAIGWITEAFHVAHERVYGYRSPESPIEAVTFRLEAHGTAPQVGLHTYEAAGPDASSAVIGTRETCFDADAGYQRIDVYDRALLRPGNTISGPAIVEQMDTTTVLLPGDTLVVDEWKNLIIRIEDGINEL; translated from the coding sequence ATGAGCCTGCGCATCGGCGTGGACACGGGGGGAACCTTCACCGACGTGTGCGCCTTCGATGAGCAGACCGGGCGTCTGCACGTCCGCAAGGTCTCCAGCACGCCCGCCGACCCCGGCATGGCCATCCTCCAGGGGGTGGCCGAGATCCTCGACCAGATCGGGGACCGCCGGATCGGTGAGGTCTCCTACTTCGCCCACGGCACCACGGTCGGCACGAACGCGCTGCTCACCGGCGGAGGCGTGCGCACCGGCCTGATCACCACTCGCGGCTTCCGCGACCTGCTCGAACTCGGGCGGGGCCGTCGTCCCTCCATGTACGACATCCAGGTCGACAAGCCCGAGCCCTTCGTCCCCCGGCATCTGCGCCTGGAGGTCACCGAGCGCGTCCGGCACACCGGGGCGATCGAGACCCCGCTGGACGAGAACGACGTCCGCGTGGCCGTGCGCGCTCTGAAGGACGCGGGCGTCGAGTCCGTGGCCGTCTGCCTGCTGTACAGCTACCTCGTGGACGACCACGAGAAGCGCATCGCCGAGATCATCGCCGAGGAGTTCGGGGATGCCTATGTGTCACTGTCGAGCGAGGTGCTGCCGGAGTTCCGGGAGTACGAGCGGCTGTCCACGGTGGTCACGAACGCCTACGTCGGCCCCGTCGTCTTCCGCTACCTCGTGCGGCTGCGCGAGAAGCTCGCCGAAGCGGGGCTCAAGGCGGTGCCGCACGTCACGCAGAGCAACGGTGGTGTCATCCCGTTCCAGACCGCGGAGCAGATGCCCGTGCGGCTGATCCTGTCCGGCCCGAGCACCGGCGTGGTGGGGGCGGCGCAGATCTGCCAGGCGGCGGGCTTCGGCGACATCATCACCTTCGACATGGGTGGCACCAGTTCGGACGTCTCGCTCGTCCAGGACGGCAAGCCCAAGGTCACCTCGGGCATGGAACTCGACAACCGCCCGATCCGTTCCCCGATGCTCGACATCCACACCGTGGGCGCCGGCGGCGGCTCGCTGGGGTGGATCGACAGCGGCGGCCATCTGCGCGTCGGCCCGCAGAGCGCCGGAGCCATGCCCGGCCCGGCCTGCTACGGCAACGGCGGCGAGGCCACCGTGACCGATGCGAACGTGGTGCTGCGGATGCTCAACCCGGAATACCTGCTCAACGGGCAGATGAAGATCGACCGGGAGCTCTCGGTGGCGGCCGTCGACAGGCTCGGCGGGCAGCTCGGCCTCAGCGCCGAACAGGCCGCGCTGGGCATCCTGCGCGTGGTCACGGCAAACATGGCCCGCGCGATCCGGGTGGTCTCGGTGCAGCGCGGTTACGACCCCCGCGACTACGCCCTGGTGCCGTTCGGCGGGGCGGGCCCGCTGCACGCGTCCCGGCTCGCCCGTGAACTCGGCATGACCACCGTCGTCGTGCCGGAGATCCCGGGTGCGCAGTCGGCGCTCGGCCTGCTGATGACCGACGTGAAGACCGACTTCATGAAGACCCAGATCGTCGGGCTGGACGCCGCGCACGTGTCCGAGATCGAGGCCGCCTTCGCGGTGCTCGACGAGCAGGCCGCGGAGTGGTTCGCCGAGGAAGGCGTCTCGTCCGAGGGACGCTCGGCCGTTCGCCGCATCGAGCTGCGCTACGCCGGGCAGAACTTCGAACTCCCGGTCGAACTGCCGGAGGGTCTGCTGGTGCCCGTCGAGCTCCCGTCCGGCCTGGAACTGTCGGACGAGGCGATCGGCTGGATCACCGAGGCGTTCCACGTCGCGCACGAGCGCGTCTACGGCTATCGCTCCCCCGAGTCGCCGATCGAGGCGGTCACCTTCCGCCTGGAGGCCCACGGAACGGCCCCGCAGGTCGGCCTGCACACGTACGAGGCCGCCGGTCCCGACGCGAGTTCGGCGGTCATCGGGACGCGCGAGACATGTTTCGACGCCGATGCCGGCTATCAGCGGATCGACGTCTACGACCGGGCGCTGCTGCGTCCGGGGAACACGATCAGCGGGCCCGCGATCGTGGAACAGATGGACACCACCACCGTCCTGCTGCCCGGCGACACCCTGGTGGTGGACGAGTGGAAGAACCTGATCATCCGGATCGAGGACGGTATCAATGAGCTCTGA